The Acidobacteriota bacterium DNA segment CTCCCCGGCCGTTGGTCGAAATCGTGACTTCTCCCAAGGACTCCAATTCGGACTGGAGCGTGATTGCCCCGTACTCCGTGGCGTCCAGATTTCCGCCCACGTCCACCACCGATCCCGGATCGATGAGGTCTCCCGTCTTGTCGTAGAAGTAGACCAAAGGCCGGATTGGCGTGGCGGCCAGGTTCACCAACACGACATCGGAACTGATGGCGGACCCGTTGCCGAAATGGGCGAAGTCCAGCGCGACCTGATTTCCCAGATAGATGCCGGAGCCGATGACGGCCTTCTGCTGCGAGTTGGGCACCGGGAAGCTCACCGCGTAACCCAGCTTCGAAGAACCGGTGTCCTCGTCTCCCTCGATGGTGGGGTCGTCGTAATAGTACTCCAGGAACTTCCGACCCTCGCCCCGCGCTCCTCCGATCAGTTCCTCGGCGAACCTCACCCCGTTGATGTCCGTCCTCGTCAGGTCCGTGCGCCTGCCTTCGCGAAACGGCTCGGTTGCGTGAAACAGGATGAAGCCCCCGCCACTCACAACCCACAGGTAGATGGAGCCTGACTTCCAGTCCCCTCCTTCCAACCGGAAGGCGTTTCTGATCCCGGTAAGAGTGGCGTAGCCTTCGGACAGGACGGCTTCGCGGTACACCCTGGCCGCTTCCTCGACGAAGGTGATGAGTGTCTCGCGGTCCACGACCTGCGATGCGGTGACGGCCGGCTCAGGCAGATCCGGGATCAGGATGGGGACATGGGAGACATCCTGGGAGTAGCCGCCGACCAGCACGAATCCTCTTCCGGTGATCCCCGAGGTGTATGCGACAGCGTATGCCGTCTTCGGCTCCCCGTCGTGGTACCTGACGAAACCGCCGCCTCCGGCAGCGGCCGCGAGGAGTTCCTGGACGACCTTGAGACCGTTGTCGTCCTCGACCTCCAGTAGATTCTTCCTCTCAGCCGTCACATCGTCCCCATGGATGAACGGCTCTCCGGTCGGGAGAAAGATGATGAGGAACATCGATCCGGACTTCCAGTCGCCCTCCGTTCTCAGCCTCTCCCTGAGCTTTGCTCCTTCGTTGACGTCCGTGATCGCCTCGATTTCCGCCTTCGCCCCCAAGACGAAGGCCTCGAGGGTTGCATCGTCCTTGACCTCGCCGGCAGTTGTCTTGGCCTCGGCAAACCCGCCCGCCAACATGACCAATGCCGGAACGGCGAGAGACAGCGCTCCCTTGCAGTTCAATCTCATCCCATTCTCCTCATTTAAGGGACGCAGCCGGCACCCTGCGTCCTGACCCAAACGGTATGCGTCTATGAGTTGTATGCTACACGCAATCTCACTTGCTCGCCTAGCCTGAACTTCCAGAATGGAATCGACGTAATTCACTGATTATAAATCAGAT contains these protein-coding regions:
- a CDS encoding cache domain-containing protein → MRLNCKGALSLAVPALVMLAGGFAEAKTTAGEVKDDATLEAFVLGAKAEIEAITDVNEGAKLRERLRTEGDWKSGSMFLIIFLPTGEPFIHGDDVTAERKNLLEVEDDNGLKVVQELLAAAAGGGGFVRYHDGEPKTAYAVAYTSGITGRGFVLVGGYSQDVSHVPILIPDLPEPAVTASQVVDRETLITFVEEAARVYREAVLSEGYATLTGIRNAFRLEGGDWKSGSIYLWVVSGGGFILFHATEPFREGRRTDLTRTDINGVRFAEELIGGARGEGRKFLEYYYDDPTIEGDEDTGSSKLGYAVSFPVPNSQQKAVIGSGIYLGNQVALDFAHFGNGSAISSDVVLVNLAATPIRPLVYFYDKTGDLIDPGSVVDVGGNLDATEYGAITLQSELESLGEVTISTNGRGETVTGSVKVISEGPDSPIGGVLRFDIPGAGVAGVGAGRPVRDALFPARRQDGGIDTGVALRNLSESELTLTCHLMMGGEVVEEKEVPLPGNGQDAMFISEMFEYDTSNFTGSVRCVAPGITQRFTGVAVELDSMNGIFTTLPMIPLDADMPSE